The region AACTCAAGGATCGGGATATTTTATGGGCCGATTATGTCTGGATCAGCGCGATGGTCGTCCAAAAAGAATCTGTCAGGGAAGTTATTAACCGCTGTCATGCCCTCGGAGTCAAAACGACTGCAGGCGGTCCCCTCTTTACTTCCGAACCTGAGGAGTATGATGATGTAGATTATCTCGTCCTGAATGAAGGGGAGAACACTGTACCTGCCTTTGTGCGTGACCTTGAGAACGGATCGGCAGCGCACATTTACACAACGGAAGAATGGGCGGATATCAGAAATACCCCTGTGCCTTTGTGGGACCTTATCGATATGAAACACTACGCAACAATGAATATTCAATATTCACGCGGATGCCCATTCCATTGCGATTTCTGCAACATTACATCTTTATACGGTCACGAGCCCCGTACCAAGACCTCTTTGCAGCTCCTGTCAGAATTGGATTCCCTTTATCGAGCCGGATGGCGCGGAGGCATCTTCCTGGTCGATGATAATTTTATCGGAAACAAAAAGAAATTAAAGGATGATATCCTGCCTGCGTTGATCAGCTGGATGAAACAAAAAAATTATCCGTTTACGTTTATCACAGAGGCCTCGATCAATCTGGCTGATGATGACAGCCTTATGAATCTGATGGTTAAGGCGGGGTTTCTGACTGTATTTATCGGAATTGAAACCATGGATGAAGACAGCCTGGTTGAGTGCAATAAACTTCAGAATAAAAACCGCAATCTGATTGCGTGTATCAAAAAAATTCAGAAATTCGGCCTTCAGGTTCAGGGCGGCTTTATTGTCGGGTTCGACAACGACAATGCCTCTATTTTTGACAAACTGGTAACCTTTATTCAGGAAAGCGGGATCGTTACCGCGATGGTCGGGCTGCTGAATGCGCCGAAAGGAACTAAACTATATCAGCGTCTGGCAGCGGAAGGCCGCCTGTTAAAAAGCATCAGCGGCGACAACACCGACTTCTCGATGAACTTCATACCAAGAATGGAAAGCCGCCTGTTGATCAAAGGCTATCAAAGAATTGTCGATACGATCTACTCGCCAAGAAAATATTATGAGCGGGTCCTGACATTCTTAGAGCAGTACGAACCTGCTGGATTTACGGCTCAGCGGATCGACCGTTGTCAGGTGCTCGCGTTTATCAGATCGGTATTCCGTTTGGGAATTATCGGCCAAGAAAGACGATACTACTGGAAACTGATCATTTGGTCTCTGCGGAAACGCCGTAATGTATTTCCGCTGGCAGTAACCCTGTCCATATACGGTTTTCATTTCCGAAAAGTATTCCGCCGGACTGAGGAAATATTAAAATAATTTTAGAAAATTTGGGTGGAGGATTTTGATCTTTAAGCTTCTTTATGGAAAAGATCAACGCCGAAACGGCTGCCTGAGATGACCCTGTTCTTCCCTGCTGTTTTGGCAGCGTAAAGTGCTTTATCCGCAATCTCAATATTTTCGGTCAGCGAGCAGCCTTTTTGATAGAGACAGACACCGGCACTCACGGTCAGTGGCTTATCAAAATAACTGTTAAGTGCAAATTCTTCCCTGATTTTATCCGCTTTCAGGCAGGCGTCCTTCAGGCCGCAGCCATAAAGAATAATTAGAAACTCCTCACCGCCGTAACGGCAGATGAAATCAGTGGCCCTGGCATTTGTTTTTAAAACACGGGCTAAAACCAGCAAAACCTTGTCGCCAAAGACATGTCCCTTCTGATCATTTATCTTTTTAAAATTATCAATATCAAAAATGGCAATGCAAAAAGGCTGTCCTGTCTTCTGATAATTGGATACAGCCTTCTGAAAACTCTTTTCCAACAGCAGGCGGTTTGGAAGCCCCGTCAGCGGATCTCTGGCCGCCTGATTTTTGGCCTTTCTGAACTGATATTGGCTGATATTCAGCAAACTGTTGACTTCAAATACAATGATAAAACCGAAGGCTAGGAGCAGAAGGCTGAACATGTAGATATTTACGGATATAAACAGATCCGAAATTTTGAATGACGTAATGAATAAAGAGGCTACGCTTTCGGCAGCAGCAATGATCAAACCCAAAATCCCATGACGCATGCCGTGAAAAGAAATAAAGAAGAAATAGGAAAAAAAGAGCATATTCAGCAATTCAACATTCCCTGCCATCAATAGGGTATAAACAGGAATATCAAGCACTAAACTGAGCAGAATCAGTTTCTCGGCCCGGGTGTCCTTGCTGAAGATACAAACGGAAACAAACAAATTATATAGGAGAGCGATAAAGAAACCAACAAAAAACGGGCCCGTGAAAGAGCCCTGAAAACGGATCAGCTCAGCCAGGGCGACAACAAGTAGTCCCCACCTAAAGAGCAGGAATTTTCGTTCCAGCGGTTTATATTTGATCAAATCAAACTTCCTGACCAACTGTTTCACCACATTTTGCGAATTACGCAAATATTATACCAT is a window of Dehalobacter sp. DNA encoding:
- a CDS encoding GGDEF domain-containing protein; its protein translation is MIKYKPLERKFLLFRWGLLVVALAELIRFQGSFTGPFFVGFFIALLYNLFVSVCIFSKDTRAEKLILLSLVLDIPVYTLLMAGNVELLNMLFFSYFFFISFHGMRHGILGLIIAAAESVASLFITSFKISDLFISVNIYMFSLLLLAFGFIIVFEVNSLLNISQYQFRKAKNQAARDPLTGLPNRLLLEKSFQKAVSNYQKTGQPFCIAIFDIDNFKKINDQKGHVFGDKVLLVLARVLKTNARATDFICRYGGEEFLIILYGCGLKDACLKADKIREEFALNSYFDKPLTVSAGVCLYQKGCSLTENIEIADKALYAAKTAGKNRVISGSRFGVDLFHKEA
- a CDS encoding B12-binding domain-containing radical SAM protein — translated: MKILLVYPQIPLTYWSFQYALKFISKKAGSPPLGLLSVAAMLPEHYDKRLVDMNVTKLKDRDILWADYVWISAMVVQKESVREVINRCHALGVKTTAGGPLFTSEPEEYDDVDYLVLNEGENTVPAFVRDLENGSAAHIYTTEEWADIRNTPVPLWDLIDMKHYATMNIQYSRGCPFHCDFCNITSLYGHEPRTKTSLQLLSELDSLYRAGWRGGIFLVDDNFIGNKKKLKDDILPALISWMKQKNYPFTFITEASINLADDDSLMNLMVKAGFLTVFIGIETMDEDSLVECNKLQNKNRNLIACIKKIQKFGLQVQGGFIVGFDNDNASIFDKLVTFIQESGIVTAMVGLLNAPKGTKLYQRLAAEGRLLKSISGDNTDFSMNFIPRMESRLLIKGYQRIVDTIYSPRKYYERVLTFLEQYEPAGFTAQRIDRCQVLAFIRSVFRLGIIGQERRYYWKLIIWSLRKRRNVFPLAVTLSIYGFHFRKVFRRTEEILK